A region from the Medicago truncatula cultivar Jemalong A17 chromosome 6, MtrunA17r5.0-ANR, whole genome shotgun sequence genome encodes:
- the LOC25497239 gene encoding dehydration-responsive element-binding protein 1C: MISTNNSSYSHSISSKDFSPFDASSPGSEVRLASSNPKKRAGRKIFKETRHPVYRGVRKRNLNKWVCEMREPNTKNRIWLGTFPTPEMAARAHDVAAMALRGRYACLNFSDSVWRLPIPATSAIKDIQKAATKAAEAFRPDNTLMTNNIDTIVDVVATKELNMFCVEVDEQEEMLNMPELWRNMALMSPTHSFEYHEYDDIHVQDFQDDEDLKKKSVTTTWTVTATGVHSPHFTIMYRIVIVAVTANPAFIFSLFSSWQRKVEKKKE, encoded by the exons ATGATTAGTACTAACAACTCTTCCTATTCACACTCCATTTCCTCAAAAGATTTTTCTCCCTTCGACGCATCATCACCGGGTTCTGAGGTGCGGTTAGCATCAAGTAACCCGAAGAAGCGAGCAGGGAGGAAGATATTTAAGGAAACTCGCCACCCGGTCTATAGAGGTGTGAGGAAGAGGAACTTAAATAAATGGGTTTGTGAAATGAGGGAGCCGAACACAAAGAATAGGATTTGGCTGGGAACTTTTCCAACACCGGAGATGGCTGCCCGAGCCCACGATGTTGCTGCAATGGCATTGAGGGGCCGCTATGCCTGTCTCAATTTCTCAGACTCGGTGTGGCGCCTTCCTATTCCAGCAACTTCCGCAATAAAAGATATTCAAAAGGCAGCTACAAAAGCGGCCGAAGCTTTTAGACCAGACAATACTTTAATGACTAACAATATTGACACTATCGTAGATGTCGTCGCCACAAAGGAGCTGAATATGTTTTGTGTGGAAGTTGATGAACAGGAGGAAATGTTGAATATGCCAGAGTTGTGGAGGAATATGGCGTTGATGTCACCTACACATAGCTTTGAGTATCATGAGTATGACGATATTCATGTACAAGATTTTCAAGATGATGAG gacttaaaaaaaaagtctgttACCACTACCTGGACTGTGACTGCAACTGGGGTGCATTCGCCGCATTTCACCATAATGTACAGGATCGTGATTGTTGCCGTGACTGCGAACCCcgcttttatattttctttgttttcttcctGGCAAAGAAAGgtagaaaagaagaaagaataa
- the LOC25497238 gene encoding post-GPI attachment to proteins factor 3 — protein MALFPSFVVLVVLCSFLLSVDASDGDTDLIYKGCVEQCEKSGCVGDRCFQHCKFSSDGKPIDGPWYMHEPLYLEWKQWDCRTDCRYHCMLAREEERTKLGETPVKYHGKWPFRRIYGIQEPVAVALSALNLAMQFHGWVSFFILVYYKLPLRPDKKAYYEYTGLWHIYGILSMNAWLWSAVFHSRAVDLTEKLNYSSAVALLGFSLILAILRAFNVRDEATRVMVSAPLVAFVTTHIMYLNFYELNYGLNMKVSMLMAVVQLLIWAIWAGVSSHPARWKLWTVVVGGVVAMILETYDFPPYMGYVDAHAVWNAANIPLTFLWWSYIRDDAEFRTSALLKKVK, from the exons ATGGCTCTCTTTCCCTCTTTTGTGGTTCTTGTAGTTCTCTGTTCATTCCTCCTCTCCGTCGATGCTAGTGATGGAGACACCGATCTGATTTACAa GGGTTGTGTAGAACAGTGCGAGAAATCTGGATGTGTAGGGGATAGATGCTTTCAACATTGTAAATTCTCATCAGATGGAAAACCAATTGATGGTCCGTGGTATATGCACGAACCACTTTACCTGGAGTGGAAACAATGGGACTGCCGCACCGATTGTCGATATCACTGCATGCTAGCCAGAGAGGAAGAAAGAACAAAGCTTGGTGAAACGCCTGTCAAGTATCATGGAAAATGGCCGTTTAGGCGCATTTATGGGATTCAG GAACCCGTGGCTGTTGCTCTGTCAGCCCTGAATCTTGCTATGCAGTTTCATGGCTGGGTATCCTTCTTCATTCTTGTTTACTACAAGTTGCCTTTGAGGCCAGACAAGAAAGCTTATTATGAGTACACCGGCTTGTGGCATATTTATGGGATACTTTCGATGAATGCATGGTTGTGGAGTGCTGTTTTTCATAGTAG AGCTGTCGATTTAACAGAGAAGTTGAATTATTCTTCTGCTGTTGCTTTGCTTGGATTTTCCCTCATCCTGGCAATACTTCGAGCTTTTAATGTGAGGGATGAGGCAACAAGAGTCATGGTTTCTGCTCCCTTGGTTGCTTTTGTGACAACTCATATCATGTATCTGAATTTCTACGAACTGAATTATG GTTTGAACATGAAAGTTTCCATGTTGATGGCTGTTGTCCAGCTTCTTATTTGGGCAATCTGGGCCGGTGTTTCTAGCCATCCAGCACGATGGAAATTATGGACAGTAGTGGTGGGAGGAGTTGTTGCTATGATCTTGGAGACATATGACTTTCCACCGTACATGGGATATGTGGATGCTCATGCAGTATGGAATGCAGCAAACATTCCTCTCACATTCCTTTGGTGGAGTTATATAAGGGATGATGCTGAGTTTAGAACCTCTGCTCTCCTTAAGAAGGTCAAATAG